From one Lotus japonicus ecotype B-129 chromosome 3, LjGifu_v1.2 genomic stretch:
- the LOC130747650 gene encoding delta(24)-sterol reductase, with product MSDLEAPLRPKRKKVWVDYFVKFRWILVIFVVLPISFTIYFLIYLGDMKSEWKSFKTRQKEHDENVKKVVKRLKQRNPSKDGLVCTARKPWIAVGMRNVDYKRARHFEVDLSAFRNILEIDQERMIARVEPLVNMGQITRVTVPMNLALAVVAELDDLTVGGLINGYGIEGSSHLYGLFADTVVAFEVVLADGSLVRATKENEYSDLFHAIPWSQGTLGFLVAAEIKLIPIKEYMKLTYQPVVGNLQEIAQAYTDSFCPRDGDQDNEEKVPDFVEGMVYTPTEAVMMTGRYASKEEAKKKGNKINSVGWWFKPWFYQHAQSALKKGLFVEYIPTREYYHRHTRCLYWEGKLILPFGDQFWFRYLFGWLMPPKVSLLKATQGEAIRNYYHDMHVIQDMLVPLYKVGDAMEWVHREMEVYPLWLCPHKLFKLPVKTMIYPEPGFELHRRQGDTQTAQMYTDVGVYYAPGPVLRGEVFDGAEAVRKMEDWLIENHGFQPQYAVSELSEKSFWRMFDAGLYEHARRKYGAIGTFMSVYYKSKKGRKTEKEVQEAEQAHLETAYAEVDQPVD from the exons CTTGGGGATATGAAATCTGAGTGGAAGTCCTTTAAGACGCGCCAGAAGGAGCATGATGAGAATGTCAAGAAGGTTGTCAAGCGTCTCAAACAGAGGAATCCGTCCAAGGATGGTCTTGTCTGCACGGCTCGTAAGCCCTGGATTGCGGTTGGGATGCGGAATGTGGACTACAAGAGGGCTCGCCATTTTGAAGTTGATCTGTCTGCTTTCCGTAACATACTTGAGATCGACCAGGAACGGATGATTGCTAGGGTTGAGCCTCTTGTTAACATGGGGCAGATCACCAGGGTGACTGTGCCGATGAATCTTGCCCTCGCTGTGGTTGCGGAGCTGGACGATCTTACTGTTGGTGGCCTCATTAACGGCTATGGGATCGAAGGAAGCTCCCACTTATATGGCCTGTTTGCTGATACCGTTGTGGCCTTTGAAGTTGTTCTAGCAGATGGTTCCCTTGTTAGAGCCACCAAGGAGAATGAGTACTCTGATCTATTTCATGCTATTCCTTGGTCTCAGGGAACTCTTGGGTTTCTTGTTGCTGCTGAGATCAAGCTTATACCCATTAAGGAGTACATGAAGTTGACTTATCAACCTGTTGTTGGTAACCTGCAAGAGATTGCACAGGCATATACTGATTCTTTCTGTCCCAGAGATGGAGACCAGGATAATGAAGAGAAGGTTCCAGACTTTGTTGAAGGAATGGTTTATACACCAACAGAAGCTGTGATGATGACAGGGAGATATGCTTCAAAAGAGGAGGCCAAGAAGAAGGGGAATAAGATTAACAGTGTGGGGTGGTGGTTCAAACCCTGGTTCTATCAACATGCACAGTCAGCACTGAAGAAAGGATTGTTTGTAGAATACATTCCTACCAGAGAATATTACCACAGGCACACAAGGTGTTTGTATTGGGAGGGAAAGCTTATCCTTCCATTTGGTGATCAATTTTGGTTTAGGTATCTGTTTGGCTGGTTGATGCCACCCAAGGTTTCTCTGCTCAAGGCAACTCAGGGCGAAGCTATAAGAAACTATTACCATGATATGCATGTCATCCAGGACATGCTTGTTCCTTTGTACAAGGTGGGAGATGCGATGGAATGGGTTCACCGTGAGATGGAG GTATACCCCCTTTGGCTATGCCCACACAAGTTGTTCAAGCTGCCAGTCAAGACCATGATTTACCCAGAACCAGGCTTTGAACTGCATCGCAGGCAAGGAGACACACAAACTGCTCAAATGTACACAGATGTTGGAGTTTACTATGCACCAGGTCCTGTTTTAAGGGGTGAGGTATTTGATGGCGCAGAAGCAGTGCGTAAGATGGAGGACTGGTTGATTGAAAATCACGGTTTCCAGCCACAGTATGCTGTGTCTGAGCTGTCCGAGAAAAGCTTCTGGAGAATGTTTGATGCAGGTCTATATGAGCATGCTAGGAGGAAGTATGGAGCTATTGGAACCTTCATGAGTGTGTACTACAAATCAAAGAAAGGCAGGAAGACTGAGAAGGAGGTGCAGGAAGCGGAGCAAGCACACCTTGAAACTGCATATGCAGAAGTTGATCAACCAGTAGACTGA